A genomic stretch from Petrimonas mucosa includes:
- a CDS encoding glutamine synthetase III family protein, with the protein MSTLRFKAVEEASKRVPVEISVPDKFPSEYFGKYVFNRTQMSKYLSKETMNTVLRAIDQGVTLQREIADHVAAGMKMWAMEMGATHYTHWFQPLTEGTAEKHDSFIDYLNAPGGDIIERFSGKLLAQQEPDASSFPSGGIRNTFEARGYTAWDPSSPAFIIEDTLCIPTVFISYTGEALDYKTPLLKSLSAVDKAAVEVCKLFDPNVKKVYSYLGWEQEYFLVDQALYAARPDLNLTDRTLMGHESAKNQQLEDHYFGSIPPRVAAFMREVEFEAYKYGIPLKTRHNEVAPNQFELAPIYGETNLAVDQNLLIMSLMHKIAAKHHFKLLLHEKPFAGINGSGKHNNWSLGTDTGVGLFTPGKSANENLRFVTFLVNTLMAVYKHNALLKASIMSAQNAHRLGANEAPPAIISVFLGSQISAVLDKIEESSDDNDITMEDLRKMKLGISHIPEVLIDNTDRNRTSPFAFTGNRFEFRAVGSSANCSPAMNALNAAVASQLIEFKNEIDRKMKEGMKKEQAIFDTLRLYIKESKPIRFDGNGYSEAWKEEAKRRGLDCETSVPLIYDAYVSEQSIKMFEGIGVLNERELHARNEVKWETYTKKIQIEARVLGDLSMNHIIPVATQYQSLLLDNLYKMRMVFDKEKADRLSREDAALIEEIATHISAIKTNVDDMVEARKRANKIEDARSKAIAYHDTVEPFLSVIRYHIDKLELIVDNQMWPLPKYRELLFIS; encoded by the coding sequence ATGTCAACACTCAGGTTCAAAGCGGTAGAGGAAGCTTCAAAAAGAGTTCCCGTAGAAATTTCAGTTCCCGACAAGTTCCCGTCGGAATATTTCGGCAAATATGTGTTCAACCGGACACAGATGTCAAAATATCTCTCCAAGGAGACGATGAATACCGTTCTCCGGGCCATCGATCAAGGAGTAACGTTGCAACGGGAAATTGCCGATCACGTCGCTGCCGGCATGAAGATGTGGGCGATGGAGATGGGAGCCACCCACTATACGCACTGGTTCCAGCCCCTCACTGAAGGTACTGCTGAGAAGCACGACTCATTCATCGATTATCTGAACGCTCCAGGCGGAGATATCATCGAGCGGTTCTCCGGAAAACTGCTTGCTCAACAGGAGCCCGACGCCTCAAGTTTTCCCAGCGGCGGCATCAGAAACACCTTCGAGGCCCGCGGCTATACAGCCTGGGACCCGTCCTCACCGGCCTTCATCATCGAAGACACCCTCTGTATTCCCACCGTCTTTATCTCCTACACGGGCGAAGCGCTCGACTACAAGACCCCGCTGCTGAAATCGCTTTCGGCAGTGGACAAAGCAGCGGTGGAGGTTTGCAAGCTGTTCGATCCCAACGTGAAAAAGGTCTACTCCTACCTGGGTTGGGAACAGGAGTACTTCCTGGTGGACCAGGCCCTCTACGCGGCCCGTCCCGACCTGAACCTGACCGACCGGACACTGATGGGACACGAAAGTGCCAAAAACCAGCAGCTGGAGGACCACTATTTTGGTTCGATCCCGCCCCGGGTAGCTGCATTCATGAGGGAGGTGGAGTTTGAAGCCTATAAATATGGCATTCCGTTGAAGACCCGTCACAATGAAGTAGCACCCAACCAGTTCGAGCTTGCCCCCATCTACGGCGAGACCAACCTGGCAGTCGACCAGAACCTGCTGATCATGTCGCTGATGCACAAAATCGCAGCCAAACATCACTTCAAGTTGCTGCTGCACGAAAAACCATTCGCCGGCATCAACGGATCGGGCAAGCACAACAACTGGTCGCTGGGAACCGATACGGGCGTTGGGCTCTTCACTCCCGGCAAGAGTGCCAACGAGAACCTCCGGTTCGTAACCTTCCTTGTCAATACGCTCATGGCGGTATACAAACACAACGCACTGCTCAAGGCCTCCATCATGTCTGCACAGAATGCACATCGTCTCGGTGCCAACGAGGCTCCTCCGGCAATCATCTCCGTTTTTCTCGGTTCACAGATATCAGCCGTGCTCGACAAGATCGAGGAGAGTTCCGATGACAACGATATCACGATGGAAGATCTTCGCAAGATGAAGCTGGGTATCTCCCATATCCCCGAGGTTCTGATCGACAATACCGACCGTAACCGCACCTCTCCCTTCGCATTCACCGGAAACCGGTTCGAATTCCGCGCCGTAGGCTCGTCGGCCAACTGCTCACCAGCCATGAATGCGCTCAATGCAGCAGTGGCCAGCCAGCTGATCGAATTCAAGAATGAGATCGACCGGAAGATGAAGGAGGGCATGAAAAAAGAGCAGGCCATCTTCGACACCTTACGCCTCTACATCAAAGAGAGCAAACCCATCCGGTTCGACGGCAACGGTTACAGCGAAGCGTGGAAAGAGGAAGCTAAAAGGCGGGGACTCGATTGCGAGACAAGCGTACCGTTGATCTACGATGCATACGTCAGCGAACAGAGCATCAAGATGTTCGAGGGCATCGGCGTGCTAAACGAGCGCGAACTTCACGCCCGGAACGAGGTAAAATGGGAAACCTACACCAAGAAGATCCAGATTGAGGCCAGGGTATTGGGCGACTTGAGTATGAACCATATCATTCCTGTGGCTACACAATATCAGTCGTTGTTACTCGACAACCTCTACAAGATGCGCATGGTTTTCGACAAGGAGAAGGCCGACCGGCTCTCACGTGAAGATGCGGCGCTGATCGAGGAGATCGCCACCCATATCTCCGCCATAAAGACCAATGTCGACGATATGGTAGAGGCACGGAAACGGGCAAACAAGATCGAGGATGCACGATCCAAAGCCATAGCCTACCACGATACCGTCGAGCCCTTCCTCTCCGTTATCCGCTACCATATCGACAAACTGGAACTGATTGTAGACAATCAGATGTGGCCTTTACCCAAATATAGGGAGTTGCTGTTTATCAGCTGA
- a CDS encoding mannose-1-phosphate guanylyltransferase, with protein sequence MKNNNYCVIMGGGIGSRFWPFSKEDRPKQFLDFFGTGRSLLQSTYDRFKKIIPVENIFVVTNDAYAELTLKQLPELSKEQVLLEPLRRNTAPAIAYSLFHIQAINPEANIVVAPSDHLILKEDLFLSEIERGLDFVEKHPVLLTLGIKPNRPETGYGYIQESNEEVDGIRKVKTFTEKPNLELARVFYESGEFVWNSGIFLWNVKAILEAFKIHLPDIVNKFNEGREFFNTPREKEFIDQAFPFCSSISIDYGIMEKADNVYVIGSDFGWSDLGTWGSLHEITPKDENNNASLHCKTLYVESNDNVVAMSDDKLVVIQGLEGYIVAESEKALLICKKEEEQRIKHFVTDVKFRFGDEYV encoded by the coding sequence ATGAAGAACAACAACTACTGTGTTATCATGGGAGGCGGGATCGGCAGCCGGTTCTGGCCTTTTAGCAAGGAAGACAGGCCCAAGCAGTTTCTCGACTTTTTTGGTACAGGGCGTTCGCTCCTCCAGAGCACGTACGACAGGTTCAAGAAGATTATCCCCGTTGAGAATATCTTTGTTGTGACCAACGATGCGTATGCCGAGCTGACTCTTAAGCAGCTGCCCGAGTTGTCGAAAGAGCAGGTGCTGCTTGAGCCTTTGAGAAGGAATACCGCACCGGCTATCGCCTACTCCCTCTTTCATATTCAGGCAATCAACCCGGAGGCCAACATTGTTGTGGCTCCTTCCGACCATCTTATCCTGAAGGAGGATCTATTCCTTTCTGAGATTGAGCGTGGACTGGATTTTGTGGAGAAGCATCCGGTTCTGTTGACACTGGGCATCAAGCCGAACCGACCGGAGACCGGTTATGGCTACATCCAGGAGAGCAACGAGGAGGTGGATGGTATCCGTAAAGTGAAGACATTTACGGAGAAACCCAACCTGGAGCTGGCCCGTGTTTTCTACGAAAGCGGCGAGTTTGTCTGGAACTCGGGAATCTTTCTCTGGAATGTGAAGGCGATACTGGAGGCGTTCAAGATCCATCTGCCCGATATCGTGAACAAGTTCAACGAGGGCAGGGAGTTCTTCAATACCCCTCGCGAGAAGGAGTTTATCGATCAGGCCTTCCCGTTCTGTTCAAGCATCTCCATCGATTACGGTATTATGGAGAAAGCCGATAACGTCTATGTTATCGGATCGGACTTCGGATGGTCCGACCTGGGTACCTGGGGATCACTGCACGAGATCACCCCGAAAGATGAAAACAACAATGCCAGCTTGCATTGCAAGACCTTATACGTTGAGAGTAACGACAACGTGGTGGCGATGAGCGACGATAAGCTGGTGGTGATACAGGGCCTTGAAGGCTATATTGTTGCAGAATCTGAAAAAGCGTTGCTCATCTGCAAGAAAGAAGAAGAGCAACGCATTAAACATTTTGTGACCGACGTAAAATTCCGTTTCGGGGATGAGTATGTCTAG
- a CDS encoding transposase has translation MTDEEVALIYKNRWSIETGFKKLKQNFQLTYFYSDTENGIKTQVWCTLIAYLLLQVIQTKSESEKAFSTIAALLRMHLISHLDLTWVVTEGRRTYPRRLKSRNKSPTAAQLSLF, from the coding sequence ATAACAGACGAGGAAGTTGCCTTGATTTATAAAAATAGGTGGTCTATCGAAACGGGATTCAAAAAATTGAAGCAAAACTTCCAACTCACCTATTTTTATTCCGACACTGAAAACGGGATAAAGACCCAAGTATGGTGTACCCTGATCGCGTATTTGCTTTTACAGGTGATTCAGACGAAGTCGGAAAGCGAAAAGGCGTTTTCAACCATAGCCGCGTTGTTGAGGATGCATTTGATAAGCCATCTAGATTTGACGTGGGTGGTGACCGAAGGCAGGCGCACTTATCCCAGACGACTGAAAAGTCGCAATAAAAGTCCCACGGCCGCCCAATTATCACTGTTTTGA
- a CDS encoding IS1595 family transposase, whose translation MNILDFAINYPDEESCRKKFKEQRDQMGVTCRHCNCKEHYWLENKQAYECKRCRARQTLRSGTVMQHSNLPYRYWFVAMHLLTATKGSFSAAELQRQLGHKRYQPIWEMVNKLRDVMGKRDDEYTLEGAIELDDAFFSTEISLEERDKPLKRGRGSQKKTKVLVMAESKTVENPKPGKKPKKVRYLKMKVISDLKSGTITRNVKEHVESTADLTTDDSTSYTKLKEHVHSHTASVIPHQDLSKVLPWVHTAISNAKRQLLGVYYKIKPEYLQYYLNQFCYKFNRRYFGENQFERLLIAAVTYAPDFKSRIYNRNYCG comes from the coding sequence ATGAATATCCTGGATTTTGCTATAAATTACCCCGATGAGGAATCCTGTCGGAAAAAATTCAAAGAACAAAGAGACCAAATGGGAGTAACCTGTCGTCATTGTAATTGTAAAGAACATTATTGGCTGGAAAACAAGCAGGCCTATGAATGCAAGCGTTGTCGCGCACGCCAAACCTTGCGTTCAGGCACCGTCATGCAGCACTCCAACCTGCCTTACCGTTACTGGTTCGTGGCCATGCACCTGCTCACGGCGACCAAGGGCTCCTTTTCCGCGGCGGAGCTGCAGCGCCAGCTGGGGCACAAGCGTTACCAGCCCATATGGGAAATGGTCAATAAACTGCGTGACGTGATGGGCAAACGCGATGATGAGTACACCCTCGAGGGAGCCATCGAGTTGGACGACGCCTTCTTTTCCACCGAAATATCCCTTGAAGAGAGGGACAAACCGTTGAAGCGCGGCCGCGGGAGCCAAAAAAAGACCAAAGTGCTGGTAATGGCTGAAAGCAAAACGGTTGAAAACCCCAAGCCGGGTAAGAAACCCAAGAAGGTTAGATACCTGAAAATGAAAGTGATCAGTGACTTGAAGTCCGGTACAATTACAAGGAATGTCAAAGAGCACGTTGAAAGCACGGCGGATCTGACCACCGATGACTCAACATCTTACACTAAATTGAAAGAGCATGTTCATTCACATACGGCATCTGTTATTCCACACCAGGATCTTTCCAAGGTGCTGCCCTGGGTGCATACCGCGATCAGCAATGCCAAACGACAGCTCCTGGGCGTGTATTACAAGATAAAACCAGAATACTTGCAATATTACCTCAACCAGTTCTGTTATAAATTCAACAGGCGTTACTTCGGGGAAAACCAGTTTGAAAGACTGTTGATAGCCGCTGTAACGTATGCTCCTGATTTCAAGTCAAGAATTTACAATAGGAACTATTGCGGATAA
- a CDS encoding IS1634 family transposase → MFFKTSIKQKDGGHEYTHYRLCESYREGRFIRNRTLLSLGDLESVLPPEKIPFLCQRINQVYFEGKTFIISSLRDDKVEALCTKYVGLLHEAQKIEKAKKKAAGIEQVYIDRTTNSDIREVGGEWLCLQACRQLLLPEYLETFGWEKQDIALALTQIIARAVYPASEYKTSRWLKENSALCELTGVDPSAITKDKLYQMAHRLYGEKDGLERHFSNRTNDLFSLDDKIIIYDLTNTYFEGTMRESRIAKFGRSKEKRNDTRLVVLAVVVNPEGFLKESQIFEGNMTDPESLQYILDKMKSHRGRSDKKQVVVMDAGIATNDNLKILKEESFDYICVSRGKLKEYRATSLSPVEIRDKSNQLIEISQVEVDGESDSFYKVKSYSKGLKEASMENRFTRAFECGLSQAAEALKKKGGTKKLEKVWERIGRLKEKYPSVHRLYQIHVEPDERGIHATSISWERIEAKSESRHGEYFLRTSLSVHGEEITWLIYNTIREVESTFRCLKTDLNLRPVFHKTDEATMAHLHLGLLAYQLVSTIRFKLKQFGITHEWREIVRIMNTQKMVTTHMVNTDEECVSIRKCSLPESKVRIIYKVLGYDEKPFIRKKSVVPQLNLEKNIYAGIQGISSG, encoded by the coding sequence ATGTTTTTCAAGACAAGCATAAAGCAAAAGGATGGGGGCCATGAGTATACCCATTACCGGTTGTGTGAGAGCTACCGGGAAGGCCGCTTCATCCGTAATCGCACGCTGCTCTCTTTGGGTGACCTGGAATCAGTTCTTCCACCTGAAAAGATTCCCTTTCTCTGTCAACGCATCAACCAGGTTTACTTCGAGGGCAAAACATTCATCATCTCATCGCTTCGTGATGACAAGGTGGAAGCCCTGTGCACGAAATACGTGGGACTACTCCATGAAGCGCAAAAGATAGAAAAGGCAAAGAAGAAGGCGGCTGGTATCGAGCAAGTGTACATTGACAGGACAACGAACAGTGATATCCGGGAGGTTGGTGGCGAATGGCTTTGTCTTCAAGCTTGCCGCCAATTGCTCCTGCCGGAGTATTTAGAGACTTTCGGCTGGGAGAAACAAGATATCGCCCTTGCTTTAACCCAGATCATCGCCCGGGCTGTTTACCCCGCATCGGAGTATAAAACCAGCCGTTGGTTGAAGGAGAACTCGGCGCTTTGTGAACTGACCGGGGTTGATCCTTCGGCCATCACCAAAGATAAGCTTTACCAGATGGCTCACCGGCTTTATGGTGAGAAGGATGGCTTGGAACGTCATTTTTCTAACCGCACGAACGATCTTTTTTCCTTGGATGACAAGATTATCATCTATGATTTAACAAATACCTATTTTGAGGGAACCATGCGAGAGAGTCGGATAGCTAAGTTCGGGCGCAGCAAGGAAAAGCGTAACGATACCAGACTGGTGGTGCTGGCTGTGGTGGTCAACCCGGAAGGTTTCCTGAAGGAGTCACAAATCTTTGAAGGCAACATGACTGATCCTGAAAGCCTGCAATATATTCTTGACAAGATGAAATCCCATAGGGGGAGATCCGATAAAAAGCAGGTGGTGGTCATGGATGCCGGCATCGCCACGAATGATAACCTGAAGATATTGAAAGAGGAATCCTTCGACTACATCTGTGTCTCACGGGGTAAACTCAAAGAATACCGTGCAACAAGCCTTTCCCCTGTGGAAATACGGGATAAATCCAACCAGCTCATCGAGATCAGTCAGGTAGAAGTGGATGGCGAAAGTGACAGCTTCTACAAGGTGAAGAGCTATAGCAAGGGTCTCAAGGAAGCGTCCATGGAAAACCGTTTCACGCGGGCCTTTGAATGTGGACTGAGCCAGGCAGCCGAAGCCCTGAAAAAGAAAGGAGGCACCAAAAAGCTTGAAAAGGTGTGGGAACGCATCGGCCGGCTAAAGGAAAAATACCCTTCGGTACACCGCCTGTATCAGATCCATGTGGAGCCCGACGAAAGGGGGATTCATGCCACATCCATATCCTGGGAGAGAATCGAGGCAAAGAGCGAATCAAGACATGGGGAATACTTCTTGCGTACTTCCCTGTCGGTACATGGAGAGGAGATCACCTGGCTGATTTACAACACTATAAGAGAAGTAGAGTCGACGTTTCGTTGCCTGAAGACTGATCTGAACCTGCGTCCCGTGTTTCATAAAACGGATGAGGCGACAATGGCTCATCTTCACCTCGGGCTGTTGGCCTACCAGCTGGTAAGCACGATCCGTTTCAAACTGAAACAATTTGGGATTACCCATGAGTGGAGAGAGATTGTCCGGATCATGAACACGCAGAAAATGGTGACAACGCACATGGTAAATACCGATGAAGAGTGTGTGTCGATTAGAAAATGTTCACTCCCTGAATCCAAAGTAAGAATCATATATAAGGTGTTGGGATACGATGAAAAACCATTTATCAGGAAAAAATCTGTAGTCCCCCAATTGAACCTTGAAAAAAATATATACGCAGGGATACAGGGAATTAGCTCCGGTTAG
- a CDS encoding MBL fold metallo-hydrolase RNA specificity domain-containing protein, giving the protein MCNVIDIHTSGHADKSTLKKVIETINPKEVIVIHKDGAS; this is encoded by the coding sequence TTGTGTAATGTCATTGATATACATACGTCCGGTCATGCTGACAAATCTACGCTAAAAAAAGTAATAGAAACTATCAATCCCAAAGAGGTTATAGTTATTCATAAGGATGGAGCATCCTAA
- a CDS encoding transposase, giving the protein MDRTSILNQYKGICSDVLGELTTKLNKSFKSFLMETLILYLVIPGRINFLQLGRYGKSCEQRFRQNFSKDFDWLEFNLSLSDRVLTGDRKAIAIDPSYISKSGKNTPWIGYFWSGAAGQAKRGLEILGVGLIDVDNKDCISLQAVQTPDRQTLESRDANLIDWYLLVIKSMREKLHRASRHVVADAYFAKNNFVTGLQEMKFDLVSRFRDDAALYYPTLQKPTGKKGRPKLYDGKIDMANLDTTRVQKINIDNGDLYTLVAYSKSLKQMVRLVIWYFKDGKKPKLFFSTNPEMSGKDVIEFYRTRFQIEFCFRDAKGFTGLMQSQARDVAKLSFNFNASLTSINLAKVLAKEKGIPFSMASCKTMIHNAYLLERFICVSGIKPNRRLNDKLVKELVEFAAIAA; this is encoded by the coding sequence ATGGATAGAACCAGCATACTTAACCAATATAAAGGTATCTGTAGTGATGTTCTAGGTGAACTAACTACGAAGTTAAACAAAAGTTTCAAATCATTCCTTATGGAGACGCTTATTTTGTATCTGGTCATTCCCGGCAGGATTAATTTCCTACAATTGGGGAGATATGGCAAGTCGTGTGAACAGCGATTTCGCCAGAACTTCTCGAAGGATTTTGATTGGCTGGAGTTTAACTTGTCTTTGTCTGATAGGGTATTAACCGGAGATCGCAAGGCAATTGCCATTGATCCCAGTTATATATCCAAATCAGGAAAGAATACCCCTTGGATTGGTTACTTCTGGTCGGGTGCAGCCGGTCAGGCGAAAAGAGGATTGGAAATCCTGGGAGTGGGCCTTATAGACGTCGACAACAAGGATTGCATCAGTCTACAGGCCGTTCAGACTCCGGACCGTCAAACCCTGGAGAGTCGTGATGCCAACCTGATTGACTGGTACCTGCTGGTCATTAAATCGATGCGGGAGAAACTCCATCGGGCAAGCCGTCACGTGGTTGCCGATGCCTACTTCGCAAAGAACAACTTCGTTACGGGTCTGCAAGAGATGAAGTTTGATCTGGTCAGCCGCTTCAGGGATGACGCCGCACTTTATTATCCAACACTGCAGAAACCGACAGGCAAGAAAGGCAGGCCTAAACTCTACGACGGAAAGATTGACATGGCCAACCTGGATACAACCAGAGTGCAAAAGATCAATATTGATAACGGTGATCTCTACACCTTGGTAGCCTATTCCAAATCACTTAAACAGATGGTCAGGCTTGTCATCTGGTATTTCAAAGATGGGAAAAAACCAAAACTGTTCTTCTCTACCAATCCTGAGATGAGTGGAAAAGATGTCATAGAATTTTACCGCACCCGTTTTCAGATCGAGTTTTGCTTCAGGGATGCCAAAGGCTTCACAGGACTGATGCAATCGCAGGCAAGGGACGTAGCAAAGCTATCGTTCAACTTTAATGCGTCTCTTACCTCAATAAACCTGGCAAAGGTGCTGGCAAAGGAGAAAGGCATCCCCTTTTCGATGGCATCATGTAAAACAATGATACACAATGCCTACCTGCTTGAGCGATTTATTTGCGTGTCTGGCATAAAACCGAACAGAAGATTAAATGATAAACTTGTTAAAGAACTCGTGGAGTTTGCAGCCATTGCTGCATGA
- a CDS encoding MBL fold metallo-hydrolase, whose product MDIKVHRGLEQIGGCITEISTATSRVFIDFGQNLPGNGEPTTPEQDRLMVENIFATNAKMHEAVFYTHGHEDHVGLFEYIPTCVPQYMSDGTKELLLIKYRTLKEGVELSLEQLQNDANSTKEHIEEVIVQKSNAEKKIKIITKMNSWGRTPPRKKPYSISIGDITITPFFNCHSIYDSHMFLIEADGKRIWHTGDYRAHGYMGKGLIPTLRKYATNIDTLITEGTMLSRNDECIHECKVSEKMANVMKSFKYVFVLASATDIERLASIKNAALEAKKTLYVCSKFMSSTMKFFTERESELSHGLFSFSPRMLRFNGLERIKKKGFVLIAGTSQISRVEELTKELPIEETLLVYSSWEGYYTIPEQVAANPGYKNFRELFCN is encoded by the coding sequence ATGGACATAAAGGTACATAGAGGATTAGAACAAATAGGAGGTTGCATAACAGAAATCAGTACTGCAACTTCACGAGTCTTTATAGATTTTGGACAGAACTTACCAGGCAATGGTGAACCTACAACACCAGAACAAGATAGGTTAATGGTGGAAAACATCTTTGCCACTAATGCTAAAATGCATGAAGCAGTGTTCTATACTCATGGTCATGAAGATCATGTAGGATTGTTCGAATATATACCTACCTGTGTTCCACAATATATGAGTGATGGTACAAAGGAACTTTTGCTTATAAAATATAGAACACTAAAAGAAGGAGTTGAACTTAGTCTTGAACAATTACAGAATGATGCAAATTCAACAAAAGAACACATAGAGGAAGTAATCGTTCAAAAATCAAATGCAGAAAAAAAGATTAAGATAATTACAAAGATGAACTCATGGGGTAGGACCCCTCCTCGCAAGAAACCATATTCTATTTCCATTGGAGATATCACAATTACTCCCTTCTTTAATTGCCATTCCATTTATGATTCACACATGTTTCTCATTGAGGCTGATGGGAAACGCATTTGGCATACAGGTGACTATAGAGCACATGGTTATATGGGCAAAGGGTTGATACCAACATTAAGGAAGTATGCTACAAACATTGATACCCTTATCACGGAAGGTACAATGTTGAGTCGAAATGATGAATGCATCCATGAATGTAAAGTGTCGGAAAAGATGGCCAATGTGATGAAATCATTCAAGTATGTTTTTGTATTGGCTTCAGCTACAGACATAGAAAGATTGGCTTCTATCAAAAATGCAGCTTTAGAAGCTAAGAAAACACTATATGTATGCTCAAAATTCATGTCATCGACTATGAAGTTTTTCACAGAGCGGGAATCGGAACTATCTCATGGGTTATTTAGTTTCTCTCCCCGTATGCTACGGTTTAATGGATTGGAGAGAATCAAAAAGAAAGGTTTTGTTCTTATTGCCGGGACATCTCAAATATCTCGTGTTGAAGAACTCACCAAAGAGCTGCCCATTGAAGAGACACTTCTGGTTTACTCGTCTTGGGAGGGTTACTATACTATTCCTGAACAAGTAGCTGCAAATCCTGGTTATAAGAATTTTCGTGAACTTTTCTGTAATTAA
- a CDS encoding sigma factor, with translation MTGFVTAVAKRYANNNLSMDELIEAGNKGLVLAAENFDESRGFKFIPYAIWWVRQSIEKEIEKSNNLE, from the coding sequence GTGACTGGATTTGTGACTGCTGTAGCCAAGAGGTACGCCAACAATAATCTGTCTATGGATGAACTGATAGAAGCAGGTAATAAAGGCTTGGTGTTAGCTGCTGAAAATTTTGATGAAAGTCGCGGTTTTAAATTCATCCCCTATGCTATTTGGTGGGTAAGACAGAGTATTGAAAAGGAAATTGAAAAATCAAATAATCTCGAATAA
- a CDS encoding IS4 family transposase: MGKVSENKFVGQPILRQIVNILPREKFDELVIRLGSDKYYKAFFSWDQLIVMLFGIFSRCDSMGEVCDGMRALGGKLNYLGMESSPAKSTAGDALRDRDEELFRLFYFALIAHFSPLLSVSRKKKCRKQGVSFEEFYAFDSSTVTLFSDVMKGVGRNPKGDGKKKGGLKVHMLTDVHADTPRFVKISEAKMHDKNFLQYLNLSEGSMVVFDKAYNYYLQFAKWTRQGVNFVCRLKDNARYEVQEVLHEKKLEKGEHAVYKVKHIHVQYIEKVETGTEGKKKRKKVRQTRTLCLRLVWYRDEQGRKYKFITNNWEITDEEVALIYKNRWSIETGFKKLKQNFQLTYFYSDTENGIKTQVWCTLIAYLLLQVIQTKSESEKAFSTIAALLRMHLISHLDLTWVVTEGRRTYPRRLKSRNKSPTAAQLSLF; the protein is encoded by the coding sequence ATGGGCAAAGTTAGCGAAAATAAATTTGTCGGTCAGCCGATCTTAAGACAAATAGTGAATATTCTCCCGAGGGAAAAGTTCGATGAGCTGGTAATAAGGCTCGGCAGTGATAAATATTACAAGGCGTTTTTTTCCTGGGATCAATTGATCGTGATGCTCTTTGGCATTTTTTCCCGTTGCGATTCGATGGGTGAAGTCTGTGACGGCATGCGTGCCTTGGGTGGCAAGTTGAATTACCTGGGCATGGAGAGTTCGCCTGCAAAAAGCACTGCCGGAGATGCATTGCGTGACAGGGACGAGGAGCTGTTCCGTCTGTTCTACTTTGCACTGATCGCCCATTTTTCCCCGCTTTTATCGGTCAGCCGCAAAAAAAAGTGCCGGAAGCAGGGTGTCAGTTTCGAGGAGTTCTATGCCTTTGATTCGAGTACGGTGACGCTGTTTTCCGACGTGATGAAAGGCGTGGGCCGGAACCCTAAAGGCGACGGGAAAAAGAAAGGCGGCCTGAAAGTCCACATGCTGACCGACGTCCATGCTGACACGCCGCGATTCGTGAAGATAAGCGAGGCGAAAATGCACGACAAGAACTTCTTGCAATACCTGAATTTAAGTGAAGGCAGCATGGTGGTCTTCGACAAGGCATACAATTACTACCTGCAGTTCGCCAAATGGACGCGACAAGGCGTGAATTTCGTTTGTCGGCTGAAAGACAATGCAAGGTACGAGGTTCAGGAAGTCCTTCACGAGAAGAAGCTGGAAAAAGGGGAACATGCCGTTTACAAGGTGAAACATATCCACGTTCAATATATCGAGAAGGTCGAGACGGGGACCGAAGGCAAGAAAAAAAGGAAGAAAGTCAGACAGACGAGGACATTATGCCTTCGTTTAGTTTGGTACAGGGATGAACAGGGGCGTAAATACAAGTTCATCACCAATAATTGGGAAATAACAGACGAGGAAGTTGCCTTGATTTATAAAAATAGGTGGTCTATCGAAACGGGATTCAAAAAATTGAAGCAAAACTTCCAACTCACCTATTTTTATTCCGACACTGAAAACGGGATAAAGACCCAAGTATGGTGTACCCTGATCGCGTATTTGCTTTTACAGGTGATTCAGACCAAGTCGGAAAGCGAAAAGGCGTTTTCAACCATAGCCGCGTTGTTGAGGATGCATTTGATAAGCCATCTGGATTTGACGTGGGTGGTGACCGAAGGCAGGCGCACTTATCCCAGACGACTGAAAAGTCGCAATAAAAGTCCCACGGCCGCCCAATTATCACTGTTTTGA